One window of the Candidatus Zixiibacteriota bacterium genome contains the following:
- a CDS encoding GNAT family acetyltransferase — protein sequence MTMEAINPKSVKFRPLDNSTWKDFEKLMGEKGGCGGCWCMSWRVVPKVFRAQSGGGNKKAIRKLVRAGEPIGVIGYFKNDPIGWCAVAPREKYPRLENSKVLAPIDDKPVWSVSCLLIKKEYRRKGVSSLIIRAAVDYAKKMKAQIVEGYPSVPYAENIPAAFAWTGIPSAFEKAGFAEAARRSKSRPIMRVYLKKK from the coding sequence ATGACTATGGAAGCAATCAATCCAAAATCTGTCAAATTTCGGCCCCTGGATAACTCCACCTGGAAAGATTTCGAGAAACTTATGGGGGAGAAGGGGGGATGCGGAGGATGCTGGTGCATGAGTTGGCGAGTGGTGCCGAAAGTTTTCCGCGCCCAATCCGGCGGCGGCAACAAAAAGGCGATACGCAAATTAGTCAGAGCCGGCGAACCGATCGGCGTCATCGGCTATTTCAAAAATGACCCGATCGGCTGGTGCGCGGTGGCCCCGCGCGAAAAATACCCCCGGCTGGAAAACTCCAAAGTTCTCGCGCCAATAGATGACAAGCCGGTCTGGTCGGTCTCCTGTCTCCTCATCAAAAAAGAGTATCGCCGTAAGGGCGTTTCCTCTTTGATTATCAGGGCCGCGGTGGATTACGCTAAAAAAATGAAGGCTCAAATTGTCGAAGGGTATCCGTCGGTACCGTATGCCGAAAATATTCCGGCCGCTTTCGCCTGGACCGGGATTCCCTCGGCCTTCGAAAAAGCCGGGTTTGCCGAAGCCGCCCGGCGCTCCAAATCCCGCCCGATTATGAGAGTCTATCTCAAGAAGAAATAA
- a CDS encoding hypothetical protein (Evidence 5 : Unknown function) has translation MVKHWRLQSAGHIIAGSILSLLLLMNLGGCTAVGLGIGSLIDNGRPDYSPVRDGRLGEVGHGSKITVELADSSKIQGEFSGLVIDTGSDYRKKYAEARLAAESSIVLPQIGESVDFSYVSGVRLKGNFEGFDQRFPSLPCSSLVVVKPAINESISREKLCFLPYLHTSAGDSVGTGAICELIGKRQIPLMSQMVINHGGRLDNVPLEKIREVQVKNRKSAKWVGLGLGFAIDVTLVIFMISLNDMAIMGDASWGG, from the coding sequence ATGGTAAAGCATTGGCGACTGCAATCAGCCGGCCATATAATTGCCGGTTCAATACTGTCCTTATTGCTTCTGATGAATTTAGGCGGATGCACCGCCGTTGGTCTTGGCATCGGGTCGCTCATCGATAATGGCAGGCCGGACTATTCACCGGTTCGCGACGGCAGACTGGGTGAGGTCGGTCACGGCAGCAAAATCACCGTGGAACTTGCCGACAGTTCCAAAATTCAGGGAGAATTTTCCGGCCTTGTCATTGATACCGGTTCGGATTATAGGAAAAAGTATGCGGAGGCCAGACTGGCCGCGGAATCAAGTATTGTCCTTCCGCAGATTGGTGAAAGCGTCGATTTCAGTTATGTATCCGGGGTACGCCTGAAAGGCAATTTTGAGGGATTTGACCAGAGATTCCCGTCTCTGCCATGTTCAAGTCTTGTGGTCGTCAAACCGGCGATAAATGAGAGCATTTCCCGCGAGAAGTTGTGTTTCCTGCCATATTTGCATACTTCCGCGGGCGATAGTGTCGGGACCGGCGCCATCTGCGAATTAATCGGGAAACGGCAAATCCCCTTGATGTCTCAAATGGTCATAAATCACGGCGGACGTCTTGATAATGTCCCGCTCGAAAAAATACGAGAAGTGCAGGTAAAAAATCGGAAAAGCGCCAAATGGGTAGGATTGGGATTGGGGTTTGCCATCGATGTCACTTTGGTCATTTTCATGATCAGTCTGAATGATATGGCAATTATGGGTGACGCCAGTTGGGGAGGCTGA
- a CDS encoding exported hypothetical protein (Evidence 5 : Unknown function) yields MKYFLWSLAIFCAVSSSFAGDKTCEEKLADSSLIGRTITLRDLDGLTIKGKLLGFDSQNSTLLFASPIRGRGQDSAIGLREITSISYSRFGKFNGYGALLGMALGATVFGIASMDESGLQVISPGEMILTGAIFGFVVGAIFSPLIPTNEEIKCR; encoded by the coding sequence ATGAAATATTTTCTATGGAGCCTGGCCATTTTCTGCGCCGTTTCAAGCAGTTTTGCCGGCGACAAAACCTGTGAAGAAAAATTGGCCGACAGTTCCCTTATCGGGCGGACTATTACCCTGAGAGATCTTGACGGGCTTACTATCAAGGGCAAGTTACTGGGATTTGACAGTCAAAATTCGACGCTCCTTTTCGCCTCGCCCATTCGAGGACGGGGACAAGATTCAGCGATCGGCCTGAGGGAAATTACATCAATTAGCTACAGTCGGTTTGGGAAATTCAACGGCTATGGGGCGCTTCTCGGAATGGCTCTGGGAGCCACAGTCTTCGGAATTGCGAGTATGGATGAAAGCGGGCTACAAGTCATAAGCCCTGGCGAAATGATCCTGACTGGAGCGATTTTTGGATTTGTCGTCGGGGCGATATTTTCGCCTTTGATTCCGACCAATGAGGAAATTAAGTGTCGCTGA
- a CDS encoding putative Permease YjgP/YjgQ family protein (Evidence 3 : Putative function from multiple computational evidences) has translation MIKVLDRYLLRNFITWLLMISISFGVLIVIINMVEELRGFIENHVSAGQILTYYIYFSGWIFKSFLPVFVLLAVLISVGLLARRNELLAMKTNGISLYRITAPFLIFSFLLSLAHIYYNEELFPEPNRKRVEMKQYSFKGRPKDADAVVSNVYRQVSPQLYFVIGSYNIARRDGNDIKIYHSKNDKLAELVTARKIAYTERGWVLYDGIDRVFQDSTESFSKFDSLVVGYIKDKPSDFNKPIGNPEDMGYRELAHYIEVMKRTGGPFLRETVDLKIKLAYPFSSFIVILICVPIASNPKRGGIAVSFAVGAGIALTYFVAFKITQSFGYNGKLSPDLAAWLINGIFLLIGLVIILRAKK, from the coding sequence ATGATCAAGGTTCTTGATCGCTACCTCTTACGGAATTTTATCACCTGGCTTCTGATGATTTCAATATCGTTCGGCGTGCTGATTGTGATCATCAATATGGTCGAGGAACTGCGCGGTTTTATCGAAAATCATGTATCCGCCGGACAGATCCTGACATATTATATATATTTTAGCGGCTGGATATTCAAATCATTCCTGCCGGTTTTTGTGCTTCTGGCAGTGCTGATTTCGGTCGGCTTACTGGCCCGCCGCAACGAACTTCTGGCGATGAAGACCAACGGCATATCTCTTTATCGNATCACCGCGCCATTTCTCATTTTTTCATTCTTACTGAGTCTCGCCCACATTTATTACAACGAAGAATTATTCCCGGAACCGAATCGCAAAAGGGTTGAGATGAAGCAATATTCTTTCAAAGGCCGGCCCAAGGATGCCGATGCGGTCGTCTCCAATGTCTATCGCCAGGTATCCCCCCAATTGTATTTTGTCATCGGCTCCTATAATATTGCTCGACGGGACGGCAACGACATTAAAATATATCATTCCAAAAATGACAAATTGGCCGAACTCGTTACCGCCCGCAAGATTGCCTACACGGAACGCGGCTGGGTTCTGTATGATGGTATCGACAGGGTCTTTCAGGATTCCACGGAGTCTTTTTCAAAATTCGATTCTCTGGTGGTTGGATACATAAAAGACAAGCCGTCCGATTTCAATAAGCCGATCGGAAATCCCGAAGATATGGGATATCGAGAACTGGCCCATTATATTGAGGTGATGAAACGGACGGGCGGGCCATTTTTGCGCGAAACGGTCGATTTGAAAATAAAACTGGCATATCCTTTCTCGTCATTTATTGTCATACTCATTTGTGTCCCGATTGCCTCGAATCCCAAGCGCGGGGGGATTGCGGTTTCTTTCGCGGTCGGCGCGGGAATCGCCCTGACCTATTTTGTGGCCTTCAAGATTACCCAGTCCTTCGGATATAACGGCAAACTCTCCCCCGACCTGGCGGCCTGGCTGATAAATGGAATTTTTCTGCTTATAGGTCTAGTCATAATTCTCCGCGCCAAAAAATAG
- a CDS encoding Permease YjgP/YjgQ family protein translates to MIFLYLPIIILYIWLAMKILNRYILLEHIPPFLFSVFIITFILILETIPKIVELVIDKNLSVFIVMELIFLNLAWMLALAVPMGVLVATLLAFGRMTSDSEILAIKASGVNLLRVLVPLMVAAGILTVGMIEFNDKILPDLNHQARVLEGDIRSMRPTLIFRPGVFITDVSGYIILLNKIDYQTSEVEGVRINETKDPAHPRIVIAKSGKMKYIDNGATIQFTLYDGELHMLDTKDPANYRKVDFKEQVINVGGVGSQLKRSESSLRTDREMDIAMMKETVHQARSVIPPFREHIENTVENKMAFLFSDSLNYPGASLVKDSASMLLLKADMKNLYIKVKRESEQIEEQNMIVDKYEIEIYKKYSIPAASFAFILIGAPLAILSRRGGMGISATISIFIFTLYWAFLIGGEDLADNDIVSPFMAMWSANFLVGAIGLYLLVKVITEKPLFAFFRK, encoded by the coding sequence GTGATTTTTCTTTATCTGCCGATAATCATATTATATATTTGGCTGGCTATGAAAATTCTAAATCGATACATATTACTGGAGCATATCCCCCCGTTTCTGTTTTCGGTCTTTATAATAACCTTCATTCTAATCCTGGAAACCATTCCGAAAATCGTGGAATTGGTGATTGACAAGAACCTTTCGGTATTTATTGTCATGGAACTCATTTTTCTCAACCTGGCCTGGATGCTGGCGCTGGCCGTCCCGATGGGCGTGTTGGTGGCCACCCTTCTGGCCTTCGGAAGAATGACCTCCGATTCGGAAATTCTTGCCATAAAAGCCTCCGGCGTAAACCTCTTGAGGGTTCTGGTCCCCCTGATGGTCGCCGCTGGTATATTAACTGTCGGTATGATCGAATTTAATGATAAAATCCTGCCCGATCTGAACCATCAAGCGCGAGTTCTGGAAGGGGATATCCGTTCTATGCGGCCGACCCTGATTTTTCGTCCGGGAGTTTTCATTACCGACGTCTCAGGATATATTATCCTTCTGAATAAAATCGATTATCAAACATCCGAAGTCGAAGGAGTCCGTATAAATGAAACCAAAGACCCCGCTCACCCTCGAATCGTAATTGCCAAATCGGGAAAAATGAAATATATCGACAACGGCGCAACCATTCAATTTACCCTCTATGACGGGGAACTTCACATGCTCGATACAAAAGACCCGGCCAACTACCGTAAAGTCGATTTTAAAGAGCAAGTTATTAACGTAGGCGGTGTCGGGTCCCAATTAAAACGTTCCGAATCATCTTTGCGGACGGATCGAGAAATGGATATCGCCATGATGAAGGAAACCGTCCATCAGGCCCGTTCCGTAATTCCGCCCTTCAGGGAACATATCGAGAATACCGTTGAAAACAAAATGGCCTTCCTTTTCTCTGACAGTCTGAATTACCCCGGAGCCTCTCTGGTAAAAGATTCCGCTTCAATGTTGCTCTTGAAAGCCGATATGAAGAATCTATATATAAAAGTGAAGCGGGAATCAGAGCAGATAGAAGAACAAAATATGATTGTCGATAAATATGAGATTGAAATCTACAAAAAATATTCCATCCCGGCCGCCTCTTTTGCTTTCATTCTGATCGGGGCGCCGCTGGCAATTCTTTCCAGGCGCGGCGGAATGGGAATCTCGGCCACCATTTCAATCTTTATTTTCACTCTTTATTGGGCGTTCCTGATCGGCGGGGAAGACCTTGCCGACAACGATATAGTCTCGCCATTCATGGCCATGTGGTCGGCCAATTTTCTGGTGGGCGCCATCGGACTTTACCTGCTGGTGAAAGTAATTACAGAAAAACCTCTCTTCGCCTTCTTCAGGAAATGA
- a CDS encoding conserved hypothetical protein (Evidence 4 : Unknown function but conserved in other organisms), translated as MIKDFIANEVATAYLCVRRREVKEYSGSNFISFEFGDASGRIAGVWWEPDRNALEELQEGDVVKVKGLVSDYKGKPQLKVEKMRVAKEEEYSLEDILPRSKFSDDELRGKIIGLVARIENGYVRKLVESFWNDAPFRDEYMKAAAGKLWHHACIGGLAEHSINVTEICLDMARKYLFLDRDLLIFGGLFHDMGKISQYAIKSFIDYSDEGRLIGHICWADHLIAKKAEEIDSYPPKLLMKLRHLIISHQGQLDYASPIVPQIPEAFVLFYADEIDSKMGAIERIREKSGPGWSEYVKLLDRFLYFG; from the coding sequence ATGATTAAAGATTTTATTGCCAATGAAGTTGCCACCGCGTACTTGTGCGTGCGCAGGCGGGAAGTAAAAGAATATTCCGGGAGCAATTTTATCTCTTTTGAATTCGGAGATGCGTCCGGCCGAATAGCCGGGGTTTGGTGGGAACCGGACCGCAACGCTTTGGAGGAACTTCAGGAAGGCGATGTAGTAAAGGTTAAAGGTCTGGTCAGCGATTATAAGGGAAAACCGCAACTTAAGGTGGAGAAAATGCGGGTGGCCAAAGAAGAAGAATATTCGCTGGAAGATATCCTGCCGCGCTCCAAGTTCAGCGATGATGAATTGCGCGGAAAAATCATCGGACTGGTGGCGCGGATAGAAAATGGTTATGTCAGGAAACTGGTGGAGTCATTCTGGAATGACGCGCCATTTCGTGATGAATATATGAAGGCCGCGGCGGGAAAACTTTGGCATCATGCCTGTATCGGCGGGCTGGCGGAACATTCTATCAATGTTACGGAAATTTGCCTGGATATGGCGCGCAAATACCTTTTCCTGGACCGGGATCTTCTTATTTTCGGGGGGCTGTTTCATGATATGGGCAAAATTTCGCAGTATGCAATCAAGTCGTTTATAGATTATTCCGATGAGGGTCGATTAATCGGGCATATTTGCTGGGCCGACCATTTGATTGCCAAGAAAGCCGAGGAAATTGATTCCTATCCGCCTAAGCTATTGATGAAGCTTCGCCATTTAATAATTTCGCATCAGGGGCAGCTTGACTATGCTTCGCCTATAGTGCCCCAGATACCGGAGGCGTTTGTCTTGTTCTATGCCGACGAAATCGACTCCAAAATGGGAGCGATTGAGAGAATCAGGGAAAAGAGCGGGCCCGGCTGGTCGGAATATGTCAAGCTTCTGGACAGATTTTTATATTTTGGCTAA
- the pstB gene encoding Phosphate import ATP-binding protein PstB 1 — translation MSDSQSTVILETRGVSRYVGKNQDSVKAVDNITYSFRKGEIYNIIGPSGAGKSSYLRLLNRLDDPTEGEIEFRGRSHKSYPPTELRQKIGMIFQVPYLFPGTVMGNLEYCCPVKGRGNYETGVLIDALGRAGLGTEFLERDVSGLSLGEQQRVAVARVLVMAPEVLLLDEPTSSLDPTSARKIEQLILSLSQDLELTAIIVTHNPEQALHMGGETLLLVRGKLIESGCTEQVLRNPRSDLGRKYIDRELV, via the coding sequence ATGTCAGATTCCCAATCTACCGTTATTCTTGAAACTCGCGGTGTGAGCCGATATGTCGGCAAGAATCAAGATTCTGTAAAGGCGGTTGATAATATCACTTATTCCTTTAGAAAAGGGGAAATTTACAATATAATCGGCCCATCGGGGGCAGGAAAATCGTCGTACTTAAGACTCCTTAATCGTCTTGATGATCCGACGGAAGGGGAGATTGAATTTCGCGGGCGATCCCACAAATCATACCCGCCGACTGAACTGCGGCAGAAAATTGGAATGATTTTTCAGGTTCCATACCTGTTTCCGGGAACGGTAATGGGAAATCTGGAGTACTGCTGTCCGGTCAAAGGGCGCGGCAATTACGAGACCGGAGTATTAATCGATGCTTTGGGGCGAGCTGGTCTCGGAACGGAATTCCTCGAACGCGATGTAAGCGGATTATCGCTGGGAGAGCAGCAAAGAGTGGCCGTTGCCAGGGTGCTAGTAATGGCACCGGAAGTGCTATTGCTTGACGAGCCGACATCATCACTGGATCCGACATCAGCCAGGAAAATCGAGCAATTGATTCTGTCTCTGAGCCAAGATTTGGAATTGACGGCGATAATCGTAACGCATAATCCGGAACAGGCTCTGCACATGGGGGGTGAAACCCTTCTATTGGTGCGAGGAAAATTGATTGAATCCGGTTGCACGGAACAGGTTTTGAGAAATCCCCGGAGCGATTTGGGACGGAAATATATTGACAGAGAATTGGTATGA
- a CDS encoding ABC-type uncharacterized transport system, permease component, whose protein sequence is MMATNYFQVLMALLLAVLALILIFLKKIPILGDAALGTVRSFVQLVAVGYILEFIFNSKSIWLTVLSVLIMLIVAAYTSSKRAEKFKSGFRIAFISQSTGSLITIGLMLILGIISPDARYIIPLAGMIISNSMNASAITFNRIGSDLTGHRLAVETSLSLGKSWQEAARPFYKDAVKAGMISILNFMETVGIVALPGAMTGMILAGISPLKAVLFQIIVAYMLLSATTITTILSAQMSVRRFFSAADQLIQ, encoded by the coding sequence ATGATGGCAACGAATTATTTTCAGGTTTTAATGGCTCTCCTTTTGGCGGTCCTGGCCCTAATCCTAATTTTCCTAAAGAAGATACCGATTTTGGGAGACGCCGCCTTGGGCACAGTTCGTTCGTTTGTTCAGCTGGTCGCGGTAGGTTATATATTGGAATTTATTTTTAATTCCAAATCGATTTGGCTGACTGTTCTTTCAGTCCTCATAATGTTGATCGTCGCGGCATATACGTCAAGCAAGAGAGCCGAAAAGTTCAAATCCGGCTTTAGGATAGCTTTTATTTCCCAGAGTACCGGATCACTCATAACAATTGGACTTATGTTGATTTTAGGAATTATATCACCGGACGCCCGGTATATAATCCCGCTGGCCGGTATGATTATCTCCAATTCCATGAATGCTTCGGCAATTACTTTCAACCGAATCGGATCGGATCTGACCGGACACAGATTAGCGGTAGAGACATCACTTTCCCTGGGAAAATCGTGGCAGGAAGCGGCGCGTCCTTTCTATAAGGATGCGGTTAAAGCAGGCATGATATCAATTCTGAATTTCATGGAGACGGTCGGCATCGTGGCCCTTCCGGGGGCGATGACCGGCATGATTCTGGCGGGAATCTCTCCCTTAAAGGCGGTTTTATTTCAGATAATCGTGGCATATATGCTTTTATCCGCCACTACCATCACCACCATCTTGTCGGCCCAGATGTCAGTACGACGGTTTTTCAGTGCCGCCGACCAGCTGATACAGTAG
- the dapF gene encoding Diaminopimelate epimerase → MNILTTMKRLPFFKYQCLGNDFIVIDQIRKIRSISKPEKLAIEICSRNFGVGADGILLLSRSKKADCRMEIYNSDGSWAEKSGNGLRIAGAYYYSSYFRKKKISIETATDIAGIEIKRADGNEFGIKVSLGRPKFEANNVPVKSKYKFHISRPAKIQGRNIEITALSVGNPHAVIFVEDFDFEWKVIGREIENASIFPQRTNVEFARVINRKKVELNDWERGAGATGSSGTGAAAAVVAGAIKGLTERKAEVVFPTGSLYIDWSIDNDQIYLTGPVKFICRGECLSSVM, encoded by the coding sequence ATGAATATCTTGACGACCATGAAAAGATTACCCTTTTTTAAATATCAATGTCTTGGCAACGACTTCATAGTAATCGATCAAATCAGAAAGATCAGGTCGATTTCCAAGCCGGAAAAGCTGGCTATCGAGATTTGTTCAAGGAATTTCGGCGTGGGAGCCGACGGTATTCTGCTATTATCTCGTTCAAAGAAGGCCGACTGCAGGATGGAGATATACAATTCTGACGGAAGTTGGGCTGAAAAATCGGGAAATGGTTTGCGGATAGCGGGTGCCTATTATTATTCGAGTTATTTTCGTAAGAAGAAGATCTCCATTGAGACGGCCACAGATATTGCCGGAATCGAGATCAAGCGGGCAGATGGCAATGAATTCGGCATCAAGGTATCACTGGGGCGGCCCAAATTCGAAGCGAACAATGTTCCGGTAAAATCGAAATATAAATTTCATATCAGCAGACCGGCGAAAATTCAGGGGAGAAATATTGAAATCACGGCACTTTCGGTCGGGAATCCCCATGCGGTGATCTTTGTTGAAGACTTTGACTTTGAATGGAAAGTGATTGGGCGGGAAATTGAAAATGCCTCGATTTTCCCCCAGCGTACCAATGTAGAATTTGCCAGGGTGATCAACAGGAAAAAGGTAGAGCTCAATGACTGGGAAAGGGGCGCCGGGGCGACCGGATCATCCGGTACCGGAGCGGCGGCAGCGGTGGTGGCCGGAGCCATAAAGGGCTTGACGGAGCGCAAAGCAGAAGTGGTATTTCCGACCGGTTCACTCTATATCGATTGGTCAATCGATAACGATCAAATATATTTGACCGGACCGGTAAAATTTATCTGCCGGGGTGAATGCCTATCCTCCGTAATGTAA
- a CDS encoding putative permease (Major facilitator superfamily) (Evidence 3 : Putative function from multiple computational evidences), whose product MPILRNVKFIASYMSPVPKKLNKPLNTFLFRRFSRTFLDYWWHIRLFSKNVRLFLLGTFLVAMTTACGQLLFNLYLKERGADESFIGTFLSAGALGTAIVAIPAAFVMRRIRLKMILIFSTVIYAMTVFLISRFTIGNFIILISLISGMALTFNRIAAAPFFMRNSSPRERTYIFSFNFGVTLIAGMIGSLASGWMVEQLSKRLPEIIKAYQWTFIAAVSLGLLALIPFSLLSPASPGREDKEADFSWTHMKKKARLYAKILTPQFMVGMGAGLIIPFLNLYFRDRFGQPPDKIGLFFFAVNATMLIGILAGPLMARKLGMVRTIVLTELLSIPFMMILAFTYSLPLAFMAFLMRGALMNMAQPLGSNLSMELVSKAEHALVNALLTLAWTGSWMISTAIGGHLIDRYGYTLPLLIAVGLYIISAILYYLFFRGTERNAGRGYMVEMN is encoded by the coding sequence ATGCCTATCCTCCGTAATGTAAAATTTATTGCTTCTTACATGTCTCCAGTCCCCAAAAAATTGAATAAGCCCTTGAATACTTTCTTATTTCGTCGGTTTTCTCGGACATTTTTGGACTATTGGTGGCACATTCGTCTATTCTCGAAGAATGTCCGGCTCTTCCTGTTGGGGACCTTCCTGGTGGCGATGACGACGGCCTGCGGTCAATTGCTGTTCAATCTGTATCTAAAGGAACGTGGCGCTGATGAGTCTTTTATTGGGACATTTTTATCGGCGGGGGCGCTGGGAACAGCGATCGTTGCGATACCGGCGGCTTTTGTTATGAGGCGAATCAGGCTTAAAATGATTCTGATTTTTTCTACGGTTATTTATGCTATGACCGTTTTCCTCATTTCACGCTTCACAATAGGCAATTTTATTATCTTAATATCGCTTATTTCAGGTATGGCCTTGACCTTTAATCGGATTGCGGCCGCGCCTTTTTTTATGAGAAATTCCAGTCCCCGAGAAAGGACCTATATTTTTTCCTTTAATTTCGGGGTGACTCTGATCGCGGGGATGATCGGCTCACTGGCATCGGGATGGATGGTAGAGCAGTTGTCGAAGCGTCTGCCGGAGATAATTAAGGCATATCAGTGGACTTTCATTGCCGCGGTTTCTCTGGGGCTCTTGGCACTTATCCCTTTTTCACTTCTGAGCCCGGCAAGCCCGGGCCGAGAGGATAAGGAAGCCGATTTTTCCTGGACTCACATGAAGAAAAAAGCCAGGCTATATGCCAAGATTCTTACCCCGCAATTTATGGTGGGAATGGGCGCGGGACTAATTATTCCTTTTTTAAATTTATATTTTCGTGACCGATTCGGCCAACCGCCGGACAAAATCGGCCTGTTCTTTTTTGCCGTAAATGCCACCATGCTAATCGGAATCTTGGCCGGGCCGCTCATGGCCAGGAAATTGGGAATGGTCCGAACCATTGTTCTGACAGAGCTTTTGTCTATACCATTCATGATGATTCTGGCCTTTACATATTCTCTTCCGCTGGCATTCATGGCGTTCCTGATGAGAGGAGCGCTTATGAATATGGCCCAGCCGCTCGGCTCCAATCTGAGCATGGAACTGGTAAGCAAAGCGGAGCACGCCCTCGTAAATGCTCTATTGACACTGGCTTGGACAGGGTCATGGATGATTTCGACGGCCATAGGGGGACATCTGATCGACCGGTATGGATACACCCTGCCGTTACTAATAGCTGTTGGTCTATATATAATTTCTGCTATATTGTATTATTTATTTTTCCGGGGAACGGAAAGGAATGCCGGTAGAGGATATATGGTGGAGATGAATTAG
- a CDS encoding hypothetical protein (Evidence 5 : Unknown function), whose product MSRENFKLSRDDIARQIHYAIRELHPDHQLDGNIVHKMIIESGDKGTALIFPAGNFAEINGFEPKKFVRDLYRTLNLEMEKNLHDKFLFEILVDDNFIHFKLMD is encoded by the coding sequence ATGTCTAGAGAGAACTTTAAATTATCGCGAGATGATATTGCCCGCCAAATACATTATGCCATCAGGGAACTTCACCCTGATCACCAGTTGGACGGCAATATTGTTCACAAGATGATAATTGAGTCTGGGGATAAGGGTACGGCCCTGATATTTCCCGCCGGAAATTTCGCCGAGATAAATGGTTTTGAGCCGAAGAAATTTGTGCGCGATCTCTATAGGACGCTCAATCTTGAAATGGAAAAGAATCTTCACGACAAGTTCCTTTTTGAGATACTTGTCGATGACAATTTCATTCACTTCAAACTGATGGATTAA